In Mytilus edulis chromosome 7, xbMytEdul2.2, whole genome shotgun sequence, a single genomic region encodes these proteins:
- the LOC139480904 gene encoding uncharacterized protein isoform X1, which yields MKEFRMTRQGQNKHVSLIYGVYSVKKSLRYVCIKIARTRRTFTKLIYFFIFMSAFVYLNYRYNLPVFHVFRNPNVNKPCTLPVYDIYDHSVDQFFWDQQVLPCEGWLDLLYVDSKGYITMNKTAVSFSGYSDIKCEYRYIQRVSESKIKFSSKVDYVQPAYLDGDFVHAECYDSNRKLLYNNLHMNIDSKKVFDNRKLAEETKTNLSVYIIGIDSLSRLIAERKIPKTLNFLRHNLSAYMFKGYTRVGDGSYPNLLPLFTGLKAYGEEHKVGINNIQYMFNNYSEKGCIDMYAEDWVQVATFVDIFRKQPSHHYIQPLFQAIDKVKSNSLAVEYTLKFLQHHNIPLGNTSPMCFGNVYKYQLILQYFKRFLDNYELKRKFAFAWTNEIGHDFLNMVGLADNDYLEFFKWMKESKKLDNAIMIFMSDHGPRYSEIQNTEVGRISNLLPLFTIVLPDHIKSRFNHIHKNLKINTERMTTAFDVYETLKDILHGDFQKKDSLSDFKKLPRGISLFREIPSSRSCIDADISEHYCPCYTTKNVSIQDERVVDSVHAVVDKINDILEAVKSKCAKVVIQSVRSARSVFSNMVRDTEKERSFSFRSYLWSIAEQTRLRITFWTNPGNALYEATVQYNDKNNIKILGDINRINKYGNQSACLRIGQMRDRVRELYCYCI from the exons ATGAAG GAGTTTAGAATGACAAGACAAGGACAAAATAAACATGTGTCGTTAATATATGGAGTTTATTCTGTGAAGAAAAGTTTGAGATATGTTTGTATAAAGATAGCAAGAACACGAAGAACTTTCACtaagttaatatattttttcattttcatgtcTGCGTTTGTTTATTTGAATTACCGTTACAATCTTCCTGTCTTTCATGTTTTTCGGAATCCGAATGTTAATAAACCATGTACACTTCCGGTGTATGATATATACGACCATTCAGTGGACCAGTTCTTCTGGGATCAACAGGTCTTACCATGCGAAGGTTGGTTAGATTTGTTGTATGTTGATTCTAAAGGATATATTACAATGAATAAAACTGCTGTAAGTTTTTCTGGTTATTCAGATATAAAATGTGAATATCGATATATACAACGGGTTTCGGAGTCAAAAATTAAATTCTCGTCTAAAGTGGATTATGTTCAACCTGCTTATTTAGATGGTGACTTTGTTCATGCAGAATGTTATGATTCGAATAGAAAACTACTTTATAATAACTTGCATATgaatattgacagtaaaaaagTTTTTGATAATCGTAAACTGGCAGAAGAAACTAAAACGAATTTAAGTGTATATATCATTGGTATTGATTCTCTATCAAGACTTATAGCAGAACGCAAAATTCCGAAAACGTTAAACTTTTTACGACATAATTTGAGTGCTTATATGTTTAAAGGATATACGCGAGTCGGTGATGGTTCATATCCGAATTTACTGCCATTGTTTACTGGATTAAAAGCATACGGCGAGGAACATAAAGTGGGTATAAACAACATACAGTATATGTTTAACAATTATTCCGAGAAAGGTTGTATAGATATGTACGCGGAGGACTGGGTACAGGTTGCCACTTTTGTTGACATCTTTAGAAAACAACCGTCTCATCATTATATTCAGCCTCTGTTTCAGGCAATTGATAAAGTTAAATCTAATAGTTTGGCTGTTGAATATACCCTTAAGTTTTTACAACATCATAATATTCCCCTCGGTAATACTTCTCCTATGTGTTTTGGTAATGTTTATAAGTACCAATTAATATTGCAATATTTTAAGCGTTTTTTAGATAATTatgaattgaaaagaaaatttgcaTTTGCTTGGACAAATGAAATCGGTCACGACTTTCTAAACATGGTAGGCTTGGCTGATAATGACTACCTAGAATTCTTCAAATGGATGAAGGAATCAAAGAAACTTGATAATGCCATAATGATATTTATGAGCGACCACGGACCTCGatatagtgaaattcaaaatacAGAAGTTGGTCGAATTTCAAATTTACTACCTCTTTTTACCATTGTTTTACCAGATCATATTAAATCAAGATTTAACCACATTCAcaagaatttgaaaataaatacagaGAGAATGACAACTGCTTTTGACGTTTATGAAACTCTGAAAGATATACTGCATGGAGATTTTCAAAAGAAAGATAGCTTATCAGATTTTAAAAAGTTGCCTCGAGGAATAAGCTTGTTTCGTGAAATTCCATCGTCTAGAAGTTGCATAGATGCTGATATTTCTGAACATTACTGTCCCTGTTatacaacaaaaaatgtttcaatacaGGACGAGCGTGTAGTAGATTCAGTCCATGCTGTTGTGgataaaatcaatgatattttagAAGCAGTAAAATCAAAATGTGCCAAAGTAGTAATTCAATCTGTTCGTAGTGCGAGATCAGTTTTTTCTAACATGGTTCGTGATACAGAAAAAGAGCGATCCTTTTCTTTCCGCAGTTATTTGTGGAGTATTGCCGAACAAACTCGACTTCGTATAACTTTTTGGACAAACCCAGGTAATGCTTTATATGAAGCAACAGTGCAATACAacgataaaaacaatattaaaattctTGGTGATATTAATCGTATTAATAAGTATGGGAACCAATCAGCTTGTCTTAGAATAGGCCAAATGCGCGATAGAGTTCGAGAACTTTATTGTTATTGCATATGA
- the LOC139480904 gene encoding uncharacterized protein isoform X2, whose protein sequence is MTRQGQNKHVSLIYGVYSVKKSLRYVCIKIARTRRTFTKLIYFFIFMSAFVYLNYRYNLPVFHVFRNPNVNKPCTLPVYDIYDHSVDQFFWDQQVLPCEGWLDLLYVDSKGYITMNKTAVSFSGYSDIKCEYRYIQRVSESKIKFSSKVDYVQPAYLDGDFVHAECYDSNRKLLYNNLHMNIDSKKVFDNRKLAEETKTNLSVYIIGIDSLSRLIAERKIPKTLNFLRHNLSAYMFKGYTRVGDGSYPNLLPLFTGLKAYGEEHKVGINNIQYMFNNYSEKGCIDMYAEDWVQVATFVDIFRKQPSHHYIQPLFQAIDKVKSNSLAVEYTLKFLQHHNIPLGNTSPMCFGNVYKYQLILQYFKRFLDNYELKRKFAFAWTNEIGHDFLNMVGLADNDYLEFFKWMKESKKLDNAIMIFMSDHGPRYSEIQNTEVGRISNLLPLFTIVLPDHIKSRFNHIHKNLKINTERMTTAFDVYETLKDILHGDFQKKDSLSDFKKLPRGISLFREIPSSRSCIDADISEHYCPCYTTKNVSIQDERVVDSVHAVVDKINDILEAVKSKCAKVVIQSVRSARSVFSNMVRDTEKERSFSFRSYLWSIAEQTRLRITFWTNPGNALYEATVQYNDKNNIKILGDINRINKYGNQSACLRIGQMRDRVRELYCYCI, encoded by the coding sequence ATGACAAGACAAGGACAAAATAAACATGTGTCGTTAATATATGGAGTTTATTCTGTGAAGAAAAGTTTGAGATATGTTTGTATAAAGATAGCAAGAACACGAAGAACTTTCACtaagttaatatattttttcattttcatgtcTGCGTTTGTTTATTTGAATTACCGTTACAATCTTCCTGTCTTTCATGTTTTTCGGAATCCGAATGTTAATAAACCATGTACACTTCCGGTGTATGATATATACGACCATTCAGTGGACCAGTTCTTCTGGGATCAACAGGTCTTACCATGCGAAGGTTGGTTAGATTTGTTGTATGTTGATTCTAAAGGATATATTACAATGAATAAAACTGCTGTAAGTTTTTCTGGTTATTCAGATATAAAATGTGAATATCGATATATACAACGGGTTTCGGAGTCAAAAATTAAATTCTCGTCTAAAGTGGATTATGTTCAACCTGCTTATTTAGATGGTGACTTTGTTCATGCAGAATGTTATGATTCGAATAGAAAACTACTTTATAATAACTTGCATATgaatattgacagtaaaaaagTTTTTGATAATCGTAAACTGGCAGAAGAAACTAAAACGAATTTAAGTGTATATATCATTGGTATTGATTCTCTATCAAGACTTATAGCAGAACGCAAAATTCCGAAAACGTTAAACTTTTTACGACATAATTTGAGTGCTTATATGTTTAAAGGATATACGCGAGTCGGTGATGGTTCATATCCGAATTTACTGCCATTGTTTACTGGATTAAAAGCATACGGCGAGGAACATAAAGTGGGTATAAACAACATACAGTATATGTTTAACAATTATTCCGAGAAAGGTTGTATAGATATGTACGCGGAGGACTGGGTACAGGTTGCCACTTTTGTTGACATCTTTAGAAAACAACCGTCTCATCATTATATTCAGCCTCTGTTTCAGGCAATTGATAAAGTTAAATCTAATAGTTTGGCTGTTGAATATACCCTTAAGTTTTTACAACATCATAATATTCCCCTCGGTAATACTTCTCCTATGTGTTTTGGTAATGTTTATAAGTACCAATTAATATTGCAATATTTTAAGCGTTTTTTAGATAATTatgaattgaaaagaaaatttgcaTTTGCTTGGACAAATGAAATCGGTCACGACTTTCTAAACATGGTAGGCTTGGCTGATAATGACTACCTAGAATTCTTCAAATGGATGAAGGAATCAAAGAAACTTGATAATGCCATAATGATATTTATGAGCGACCACGGACCTCGatatagtgaaattcaaaatacAGAAGTTGGTCGAATTTCAAATTTACTACCTCTTTTTACCATTGTTTTACCAGATCATATTAAATCAAGATTTAACCACATTCAcaagaatttgaaaataaatacagaGAGAATGACAACTGCTTTTGACGTTTATGAAACTCTGAAAGATATACTGCATGGAGATTTTCAAAAGAAAGATAGCTTATCAGATTTTAAAAAGTTGCCTCGAGGAATAAGCTTGTTTCGTGAAATTCCATCGTCTAGAAGTTGCATAGATGCTGATATTTCTGAACATTACTGTCCCTGTTatacaacaaaaaatgtttcaatacaGGACGAGCGTGTAGTAGATTCAGTCCATGCTGTTGTGgataaaatcaatgatattttagAAGCAGTAAAATCAAAATGTGCCAAAGTAGTAATTCAATCTGTTCGTAGTGCGAGATCAGTTTTTTCTAACATGGTTCGTGATACAGAAAAAGAGCGATCCTTTTCTTTCCGCAGTTATTTGTGGAGTATTGCCGAACAAACTCGACTTCGTATAACTTTTTGGACAAACCCAGGTAATGCTTTATATGAAGCAACAGTGCAATACAacgataaaaacaatattaaaattctTGGTGATATTAATCGTATTAATAAGTATGGGAACCAATCAGCTTGTCTTAGAATAGGCCAAATGCGCGATAGAGTTCGAGAACTTTATTGTTATTGCATATGA
- the LOC139480907 gene encoding uncharacterized protein — translation MQILISDWKHRVRSYRVWPFYRRLTRIRIPFKRLLNLALFLCVFIYLNYRFNMPVFHVFRNQNVLSPCQLPSYDLYDSSIQQFFWKQQPVPCEHWLDLFYVDTRGYISMNNTAVTISGYSNIRCEYRYITRVSEKEMKFSDRLLYTHPSYLDGDFIHMECYDKQGERMYNNLHLNIDTKTVYKTRVIANESQTDLSVYIVGIDSLSRLIAERKLKKTMAYLKSELNAYILHGFTRIADSSYPNIMPMFTGLKSGQEDQAGVNNLPYIFKNFSKRGAVDLFAEDWYEVATFKGFADQPTQHYNQPLIQAMDIVRPSNLAVSMTLKFLQNHNIPLTKVSSMCFGNNYRFNVQLQYYKRFIEAYHRKRKFAYCWTNEIAHDFFNMVELADNDYFELLKWMKDTNKLDNAILIVMSDHGPRYSEIQNTEVGRISNLLPLMSIVIPNHIKLKYPHIDKNLKSNINTLTTTYDVFEMLKDVLNGNFEKKSPSNVSTLQRGISLFQKIPSSRSCRDADISEHYCPCYSSKSISKDDKRVIHSVFFLVEQINDILKDVMHKCAKVILSSVVQASLVYADMQRDSKLERSYSLRSFLWTIEERMRIRVKFYTNPGNALFEGTVEYANENNVKTLGDINRINKYGNQSACIKNIDRLENRRKRSYCYCN, via the coding sequence ATGCAGATTTTAATTTCAGACTGGAAACATCGAGTGAGATCATATCGTGTATGGCCTTTTTACCGACGGTTGACTAGGATCAGAATACCGTTTAAAAGATTGCTGAATCTAGCTTTGTTTCTTTGTGTGTTTATTTACTTAAACTATCGATTTAACATGCCAGTCTTCCATGTTTTCCGaaaccaaaatgttttatcaccTTGCCAGTTACCGTCATATGATCTGTATGACAGTTCTATACAACAATTCTTCTGGAAGCAGCAACCTGTGCCATGTGAACATTGGTTAGATCTGTTCTATGTAGATACACGTGGTTATATATCAATGAATAACACTGCCGTTACTATTTCTGGGTATTCAAATATAAGATGTGAGTATAGATATATTACACGTGTATcagaaaaagaaatgaaattttcGGATAGATTACTGTATACCCACCCAAGCTATCTTGATGGAGATTTTATTCACATGGAATGTTATGATAAACAGGGAGAACGTATGTATAATAATTTACATCTGAATATTGATACAAAGACCGTTTATAAGACACGTGTGATAGCAAACGAATCACAAACAGATCTTAGTGTGTATATTGTAGGTATTGACTCACTCTCTAGGCTTATAGCAGAACGGAAATTAAAAAAGACTATGGCCTACTTGAAATCTGAATTGAATGCTTACATTTTACATGGGTTTACACGTATTGCAGACAGTTCCTATCCGAATATCATGCCGATGTTTACTGGATTAAAATCAGGACAAGAAGATCAAGCAGGAGTAAATAATTTgccatatatatttaaaaacttttcaaaacGCGGTGCTGTGGATTTGTTTGCTGAAGACTGGTATGAAGTTGCTACATTCAAAGGATTTGCTGATCAACCAACACAACATTATAATCAGCCGTTAATACAGGCTATGGACATAGTAAGGCCATCGAATCTAGCGGTTTCTATGACACTGAAGTTTTTACAAAACCACAACATTCCTTTGACAAAAGTTTCTTCGATGtgttttggaaataattacaGATTCAACGTACAATTACAATATTATAAACGTTTTATTGAGGCATATCACAGGAAGCGAAAATTTGCATATTGTTGGACGAATGAAATCGCTCATGACTTTTTCAACATGGTAGAATTGGCAGATAACGACTATTTCGAGCTTTTAAAATGGATGAAAGATACAAATAAGCTTGACAATGCAATTTTGATTGTAATGTCAGATCATGGTCCTAGATATAGTGAAATACAAAATACCGAAGTAGGACGAATTTCTAATCTTCTTCCACTAATGTCAATAGTCATTCCAAAtcacataaaattaaaatatccgcacattgacaaaaatttaaaatctaaCATAAATACATTAACTACTACTTATGACGTATTCGAAATGCTCAAAGATGTTTTAAATGGAAACTTTGAAAAGAAAAGTCCATCTAATGTTTCGACACTGCAGAGAGGAATAAGTCTGTTTCAGAAAATTCCATCGTCCCGGAGTTGTCGAGATGCAGATATATCGGAACATTACTGTCCATGTTACTCATCTAAATCAATTTCAAAAGATGACAAACGCGTGATTCACTCTGTATTTTTTTTAGTGGAACAAATAAACGACATTTTGAAAGATGTAATGCATAAATGTGCCAAAGTCATTTTATCTTCAGTTGTACAAGCTTCCCTGGTTTATGCAGATATGCAAAGAGACTCAAAATTAGAAAGGTCTTATTCACTGCGTAGTTTCCTCTGGACCATTGAAGAACGGATGAGAATCCGAGTCAAATTTTATACAAACCCTGGTAATGCCTTATTTGAAGGAACAGTAGAATATGcaaatgaaaataatgtaaaaactCTCGGCGATATTAATCGTATTAATAAATATGGGAACCAGTCTGCTTGCATCAAAAACATAGATCGTTTAGAGAATCGGAGAAAACGTTCTTATTGTTACTGCAATTAA